A region of Flocculibacter collagenilyticus DNA encodes the following proteins:
- a CDS encoding phosphohexomutase domain-containing protein (capsular polysaccharide biosynthesis protein; catalyzes the formation of D-mannose 6-phosphate from alpha-D-mannose 1-phosphate), translated as MEITCFKAYDIRGQLGEQLNEQIAYRIGRAFGDYMQPKQVVLGGDMRATSEALKTALAEGLMDAGVNVIDLGMTGTEEVYFATFFLGVDGGIEVTASHNPIDYNGMKLVKKGSQPISGDSGLFAIQAIAEQGEFKQVDERGTYVKKTVLDEYISHLLNYIDVTQLKPMKIVVNAGNGAAGHVIDKIEQQFQQQQVPVEFIKVHHDPDPTFPNGIPNPLLPENRACTQQAVIKHNADLGLAWDGDFDRCFMFDENGRFIEGYYIVGLLAEAFLQKNPGEKIIHDPRLTWNTVDIVATAGGEAVQSKTGHAFIKERMRKENAVYGGEMSAHHYFRDFAYCDSGMIPWLLVAELICLKSTPLSELLNQRMAAFPSPGEINRSVKDADSVIKAVLDKYESDALAIDYTDGISLDMGQWRFNLRKSNTEPLIRLNLETQNDAELMQVKVKEVLAIADAASA; from the coding sequence ATAGAAATCACATGCTTTAAAGCGTACGACATCCGAGGGCAGTTAGGCGAGCAACTTAATGAGCAAATTGCATATCGTATAGGACGTGCTTTTGGTGATTATATGCAGCCAAAACAAGTGGTGTTGGGCGGTGATATGCGTGCCACATCAGAAGCACTTAAAACTGCATTAGCTGAAGGGTTAATGGATGCTGGAGTAAATGTCATTGATCTAGGTATGACGGGTACAGAGGAAGTTTATTTTGCGACTTTCTTTTTAGGTGTTGACGGTGGAATTGAAGTCACGGCCAGTCATAACCCAATTGACTACAATGGCATGAAGTTGGTCAAAAAGGGCTCTCAGCCTATTAGTGGTGACAGTGGGTTGTTTGCTATTCAAGCAATTGCCGAACAAGGTGAGTTTAAACAAGTAGACGAACGAGGCACATACGTTAAAAAGACAGTGCTTGATGAATATATCTCACACTTGCTCAACTATATTGATGTTACTCAGCTAAAGCCAATGAAGATAGTGGTGAATGCGGGTAATGGTGCGGCAGGCCATGTAATTGATAAAATCGAACAGCAGTTTCAACAGCAACAGGTGCCGGTCGAGTTTATTAAAGTTCATCATGATCCCGATCCTACTTTTCCTAATGGTATTCCAAATCCTTTATTACCTGAAAATAGAGCATGTACCCAACAAGCTGTTATTAAACATAATGCAGACTTAGGTTTAGCATGGGATGGTGATTTTGACCGCTGTTTTATGTTTGATGAAAATGGTCGTTTTATTGAAGGGTATTATATTGTTGGGTTATTAGCAGAAGCGTTCTTACAAAAAAATCCCGGTGAAAAAATCATACATGACCCAAGGTTAACGTGGAACACCGTAGATATCGTTGCAACTGCTGGTGGCGAAGCGGTACAAAGTAAAACAGGGCACGCTTTCATTAAAGAGCGTATGCGCAAAGAAAATGCAGTATATGGTGGCGAAATGAGCGCGCATCATTACTTTCGTGATTTTGCTTATTGCGATAGCGGGATGATCCCTTGGTTACTGGTAGCTGAGCTGATTTGCCTTAAAAGCACGCCATTATCTGAATTGCTAAATCAAAGAATGGCCGCTTTTCCTTCACCGGGTGAAATAAACCGCTCAGTAAAAGACGCTGATAGTGTGATAAAAGCAGTGTTAGACAAGTATGAGTCAGATGCGTTAGCGATAGACTATACAGACGGTATCAGTTTAGATATGGGGCAGTGGCGATTTAATTTAAGAAAATCGAATACAGAGCCTTTAATTCGTCTTAACTTAGAAACGCAAAATGATGCTGAGTTGATGCAAGTGAAAGTCAAGGAAGTGTTAGCGATCGCTGATGCGGCGAGCGCTTAG
- a CDS encoding DUF418 domain-containing protein yields MKQRVQGYDVARALAIFGMVIVNFKIAMNAMEGNALLLGFSAIFEGRASALFVILAGIGITFLSNKARASGDLTAMSSARRSIIKRGVLLVVVGLIYTPIWQADILHFYGCYFIIAAFIFKLNDKGLLRFSVLCMLVFPILMVLFDYEKNWNWSTLTYENLWTIDGMLRHILFNGFHPVFPWVAFLVFGMWLGRQDLSSRETKNKLFKIALCTLIMCELMFYFVRSAIGDGAALEMTVDEVAFLFSTSIIPPLPQYIISASSSAVIVLIGSLYFSEYFADSKLHKWFYQTGQLSLTLYVAHVIVGMGLLNVIGKLENQSIGFSLLSVLVFCAMSVCFSVLWLKYFKVGPLEWCFRKVVGAS; encoded by the coding sequence ATGAAGCAAAGGGTGCAAGGATATGACGTTGCAAGGGCGCTGGCGATTTTTGGCATGGTGATTGTTAACTTTAAAATTGCAATGAATGCGATGGAAGGGAATGCGTTGTTATTGGGGTTCTCAGCAATCTTTGAAGGAAGGGCATCCGCTTTATTTGTCATACTTGCTGGCATAGGGATTACATTTTTGAGCAATAAAGCAAGAGCGTCAGGCGATCTTACAGCTATGTCTAGTGCTCGCAGATCAATTATTAAGCGGGGCGTATTGTTGGTTGTAGTAGGATTGATTTACACGCCAATTTGGCAAGCAGATATTCTCCACTTTTATGGGTGTTATTTCATTATTGCAGCGTTCATCTTCAAGTTAAATGATAAAGGATTGTTACGATTTTCTGTGCTTTGTATGTTGGTATTTCCGATATTAATGGTGCTATTTGATTATGAAAAAAATTGGAACTGGTCAACGCTTACTTATGAAAATTTATGGACTATAGATGGTATGTTAAGACATATCTTGTTTAATGGTTTTCATCCCGTATTTCCTTGGGTTGCTTTTTTAGTGTTTGGGATGTGGTTAGGTAGGCAAGATTTATCAAGTCGAGAAACAAAAAATAAACTATTTAAAATAGCGCTATGTACATTAATTATGTGTGAGCTTATGTTTTATTTTGTTAGAAGCGCGATAGGTGATGGTGCTGCGTTAGAAATGACAGTAGATGAAGTTGCCTTTCTATTCTCAACATCGATAATTCCACCTTTACCTCAATATATTATTTCTGCAAGTAGTTCTGCGGTTATCGTGCTTATCGGTAGCTTGTATTTTTCCGAATATTTTGCTGATAGCAAGTTACATAAATGGTTTTATCAAACAGGACAGCTTTCACTCACATTATACGTAGCGCATGTCATCGTAGGTATGGGATTACTTAACGTGATTGGAAAATTAGAAAATCAGTCAATCGGTTTTTCACTGCTGAGCGTATTAGTTTTTTGTGCTATGAGCGTATGTTTTAGTGTCTTGTGGCTCAAGTATTTTAAAGTCGGTCCGCTAGAGTGGTGTTTTAGAAAGGTTGTTGGCGCATCATAA
- a CDS encoding extracellular solute-binding protein, giving the protein MKIRIMFLTLVSLFVTSVSAAEVVNIYSYRQPFLIDPILEKFTQQTGIETKVVFAKKGLIERLKREGRFSPADIVLTSNFSKLLQLKSEGLTQPFNSEAVTNNIPQQYRDPEGHWTALTKRVRSIYVAKQRDELKNNLTYEALADADFKGKICTRSGKHPYNLGLISSMIAHHGEAETEKWLKGVKQNLARKPQGNDRAQVKAIKEGLCDVALGNSYYYGKMLTDEKQKAWADAVNIVFPNQQNRGAHINVSGAVITKYSPNKNNAEKLMAFLSDDTAQQMYASVNMEYPVKKNVALSEMVKSWGAFKEDNVSIADIAQHRTTALKMIDKIKFDL; this is encoded by the coding sequence ATGAAAATTCGCATTATGTTCCTTACACTCGTTTCGCTGTTTGTTACTTCAGTGTCTGCTGCTGAAGTGGTTAATATTTATTCCTACCGACAACCATTCTTAATTGATCCTATTTTGGAAAAATTTACACAACAAACTGGAATTGAAACTAAAGTAGTATTTGCAAAAAAAGGATTGATTGAACGCCTTAAGCGCGAAGGACGTTTTAGTCCTGCGGATATCGTGCTGACATCTAACTTTAGTAAATTATTGCAACTTAAATCTGAAGGCCTTACTCAGCCTTTTAATAGTGAAGCTGTCACTAATAATATTCCTCAACAGTATCGCGATCCTGAAGGTCACTGGACTGCATTAACCAAGCGCGTTAGAAGTATTTATGTGGCTAAACAACGCGATGAGCTAAAAAATAACTTAACCTATGAAGCGTTAGCTGATGCTGATTTTAAAGGTAAGATTTGTACGCGTTCTGGTAAACATCCATATAACCTTGGCTTAATTTCGTCAATGATTGCTCACCATGGTGAAGCTGAAACTGAAAAGTGGCTTAAAGGTGTGAAACAAAATCTTGCTAGAAAACCGCAGGGTAATGACAGAGCGCAAGTAAAAGCAATTAAAGAAGGGCTTTGCGATGTGGCATTAGGTAACAGCTACTATTACGGTAAAATGCTAACAGATGAAAAGCAAAAAGCATGGGCAGACGCGGTCAATATCGTGTTTCCTAACCAACAAAACCGCGGTGCACACATTAATGTAAGTGGTGCTGTGATCACCAAATACTCTCCTAATAAAAACAATGCTGAAAAATTAATGGCCTTCTTATCTGATGATACCGCACAGCAAATGTATGCGTCAGTAAATATGGAATATCCAGTTAAGAAGAACGTTGCACTATCAGAGATGGTGAAGTCGTGGGGTGCATTTAAAGAAGATAATGTGTCGATTGCTGATATCGCCCAACACCGAACAACTGCACTTAAAATGATAGATAAAATAAAATTTGATCTGTAA
- a CDS encoding ABC transporter permease → MNKAAAVLKPNSSVVIAFVLSLPLFALIVQAFSPDDAIFSHLASTVLADYVVNTLLLVFLVSVLSFFIGVPLAWLMSVCDFPLRRTFEWALMLPLAMPAYIIAYTYTDLLDYAGPVQIALRNWFGWQSPDDYWFFEIRSLGGAACMLALVLFPYVYIMCRATFIEQSNSLINASRVLGCTPWQSFWKVSLPLARGTIIAAIALIGMETVADFATVHYFSVSTLTTAVYDTWLGHYSLAAAAKLSVVMLGVIFLLLALEKYHRRKREIYQGQQPNSETHIYQLSGLKGWLVTIWCSLVLAAAFIIPMAILLNYAVDYFDESWNLDVLTYASNSFIIALVVSGISLVVALWLNFRKREQSNTTNKLSMRFSSTGYALPGTVLAIGVLVPLTAFDTQLNNFAEQLGMPLPGLLFSGTVFAIVFAYVVRFAAIAITGLETSFSKISPSLDMVGKTMGCSGTKALIKVHVPLVKKTLFSCSLLIFIECLKELPAALLLRPFDFETLATYTYQFASDEQLELAAFAALTIVVVGLIPLFYINQSIDSQ, encoded by the coding sequence ATGAATAAAGCCGCAGCAGTTTTAAAGCCAAACTCGTCGGTAGTGATCGCCTTTGTGTTGTCACTGCCGCTTTTTGCGCTTATCGTTCAAGCTTTCTCTCCTGATGATGCAATTTTTTCACATTTAGCAAGTACGGTTTTAGCCGATTATGTGGTTAATACATTGCTATTAGTTTTCTTAGTGTCTGTATTAAGCTTTTTTATTGGTGTGCCATTGGCGTGGTTAATGAGCGTATGTGACTTTCCTTTACGCCGTACCTTTGAATGGGCACTCATGCTACCTCTGGCGATGCCCGCCTATATTATTGCTTACACTTATACTGACTTACTGGATTATGCAGGGCCTGTGCAAATAGCGCTACGTAATTGGTTTGGTTGGCAATCACCTGATGATTATTGGTTTTTTGAAATTCGAAGTTTAGGTGGTGCTGCGTGTATGCTCGCGTTGGTGTTATTTCCATACGTTTATATTATGTGCAGAGCAACATTTATAGAACAATCAAACAGCTTAATAAACGCAAGTAGAGTGCTGGGGTGTACGCCATGGCAAAGCTTTTGGAAGGTGTCATTGCCGCTTGCCCGTGGAACCATTATTGCGGCCATCGCATTAATAGGGATGGAGACGGTCGCTGACTTTGCCACTGTGCACTACTTTTCAGTAAGTACATTAACCACTGCTGTCTATGATACTTGGTTGGGGCACTACAGTTTAGCGGCGGCGGCTAAATTGTCAGTTGTTATGCTAGGCGTGATCTTTTTATTACTCGCGCTAGAAAAATACCATCGTCGTAAACGTGAAATATATCAAGGGCAACAACCAAATAGTGAGACGCACATATACCAGTTATCAGGCTTGAAAGGTTGGCTGGTGACTATCTGGTGCAGTTTGGTATTAGCGGCAGCATTCATCATCCCCATGGCTATTTTATTGAATTATGCAGTAGACTATTTTGATGAGTCATGGAATTTAGATGTGCTTACTTATGCAAGCAATAGCTTTATTATTGCATTGGTGGTTTCTGGCATCAGTTTAGTTGTTGCTTTATGGCTTAATTTTAGAAAGCGTGAACAAAGTAATACCACCAACAAACTGTCAATGCGTTTTTCATCTACCGGATACGCATTACCTGGCACCGTACTCGCAATTGGTGTATTGGTGCCCTTAACTGCATTTGATACCCAGCTAAATAATTTTGCCGAACAATTAGGGATGCCACTCCCTGGACTATTATTTAGCGGCACAGTATTTGCCATTGTCTTTGCTTATGTAGTAAGGTTTGCCGCCATTGCTATCACGGGGCTTGAAACGAGCTTTTCAAAGATCAGTCCGTCACTTGATATGGTGGGCAAAACGATGGGCTGTAGTGGAACGAAAGCATTAATCAAAGTGCATGTTCCTTTAGTAAAGAAAACGCTATTTTCATGTAGCTTATTAATTTTTATCGAGTGCTTAAAAGAGCTGCCCGCGGCGCTTTTATTAAGACCATTTGATTTTGAAACGTTAGCTACTTATACCTATCAGTTTGCAAGTGATGAGCAATTAGAGTTGGCAGCATTTGCTGCACTAACTATTGTTGTAGTGGGATTGATCCCGTTGTTTTATATTAATCAGTCGATTGACTCGCAGTAG